In a genomic window of Numenius arquata chromosome 5, bNumArq3.hap1.1, whole genome shotgun sequence:
- the LEPROTL1 gene encoding leptin receptor overlapping transcript-like 1, whose product MAGIKALISLSFGGAVGLMFLMLGCALPQYNQYWPLFVLFFYILSPIPYCIARRLVDDTDATSNACKELAIFLTTGIVVSAFGLPIVFARAELIYWGACALVLTGNTVIFATILGFFLVFGSNDDFSWQQW is encoded by the exons ATGGCCGGCATCAAAG CCCTGATCAGCCTGTCCTTCGGGGGAGCCGTCGGCCTGATGTTCCTGATGCTGGGATGCGCCCTTCCCCAGTACAA ccAGTACTGGCCactgtttgttctgtttttttacatcctttctcctATCCCGTACTGCATAGCAAGAAGATTGGTAGATGACACAGATGCTACAAGTAATGCCTGCAAGGAGCTAGCAATATTTCTTACGACAGGCATTGTTGTCTCAGCATTTGGGCTGCCGATAGTGTTTGCAAGAGCAGAACTG ATCTACTGGGGCGCGTGTGCACTTGTTCTTACCGGGAATACAGTCATCTTTGCCACAATCCTAGGATTTTTCTTGGTCTTTGGCAGCAATGATGACTTCAGCTGGCAGCAGTGGTGA